ctaACCATCATCTTGCTTGTGAGCGTGTAAACtggtacaatcactttgggaAATGTTTGGCAGTATCTGATAaagttaaaagttaaatatatgccTCCCCTGTGACATAAGAATTCTACCTCTggaagtagaaaaagaaacacaCTATATACACCCCCAAAATATATACAGGATTTGGCCCATAAGATAATAGTTTGCCTACCCCTGCCCTACAAAATAAGTGAACAATGGCTATAAACAGTAACATGGTTCAACCTCACAAACTCAATACTGAGCAAAGCAAGCAAAACCCCAGAGAATATATACAACATGATCCTATTTATataaaccaaaggaaaaatagtCAATGGAGTTAAAAGTTAGGAAAGTGCATTTGAGAAAGAGGGGTAGTAACTGAAAAAGCAGCAGAAAGGGTTTGTGGTGTCTGTCCCAGTCTACTGATGGTATTTCTCTGGGCTATAATGCCTGAGCTCCGTATTACCCGCACAGAGCCCCCAAGACACTGGGGCCAAATGTTGTGGCTGGGCCAGCCTTTATGGTTATTACGATCACAGGACACATCTCAGAAAAAGACCTTCAGGGAACTTTGAAAAACAAGATTTATCACTCACAGATGCTCTCTACTTTCCACCTTGCTGTGGTGGCTTTGGGAATGCAAATTCACTGATCTTACACCATGTTCCCTGTTAACAGTTCCATTTCAGTAGCTAGATGTGGCTGGATTCTCAGAATTTCTACTCAGTAGAGACCTTGGACCTGGGGCCCTGCCTGTATTCGGGTTCAAAGGTGGGGTGTGTGGGGTTTCACTCATTATTGGCTAATTTGAAGCATAAATGAAAATTAGGGCGTGGGAGAATGGAGGCAGGGTCAGTCAAGCGATCAGTTATCTAGATTGCCAAGGGTTTCTGAAAGGGAAACTTCATGGGTGCGGGTGGCCCAATTCCTTATTTGGTTGTGTCACACAGCTGGCCATACGTTTACTCTAAATGGATATCATTTTTAATGGAAGCCTTGGCCATCAAAAGTTTAATGTCAGCCACTTACACTGGAGGGTTCAGTATCAGGGTTCAATCAGGAAAGCTGTGTCACTATGATTTTAGaaataagagaattttaaaataggaattagAAACAAATGTGGCAGGAGCAATCAGAGCTGGTAGGAATCCTGAGAATCCGGGCAAATTCAACTACTGAAGTGGAACTTAAGAGGAAACATGGTATGAGATAGGTGAATTCTGTGAGCGTTGAGTCCAGTTGCCGCaattcatttttcataaaatgaCTTCACTGTTCACAAGCAATGATGGGTGGAATACAAAGAATAAGGCATTCTGTAAGGTCCATAGATTGTGCTTCTGGCAGAAGCACCATAACAGAAAAGGCGGTTTCCTTCGTATTTAGAGCAACTGTTTTCCGGTGAAAGATGCTGTCCCTTCCCTGATGGAAGTGGTCTCATATAACCAAACTCCCAGCGGGGGGCTGGGGAGCGCCCTTTGGAGAAGAGCACATTCTTCCTCCTCATTCAGCTGACCACACAGAACTCCTCCTGAGGTCACAGGCATGGGTGGAGAGATGTGAGTCATTGCAGAGGGAACTGGAGCTGTGGGAATCTGAGCCACTTGCTCATGCAGCTTGCCTGTGGCTTCTGTTGGAGCCCAGTGTCACATGCATCACTTCCACTTGATGATGAAGTGCTTCTGGCATGCCCAAGTTTATGACTTCACTAAATGATAATTTTCTGGCTCATGGTCACATACTTAGTTTTAACTAGGGACCAATAAAACCAGAAGCTGCTTTCACAGAAGTAGTAATGCCATATGCAGAGAATGACATAACTTTGCCCCTAAATCCTAAGTACCTGTGTTGCGATCTCCATGCTGGACTCAACTGGAAAGAAGACTGGAAAGTTCATGCAGCCCTGAGCTGGGGTCATAAAAGTGTATTGACAGCCCTACCAGATGAAACTGAACTTCACTGGATGATATTTACTAACAGatatagagaaaaacaagcacTATGTCAGTTCAACAGCTGCATATCAGGTGCTAGCAGATGTTGATTCTCTAGCAATAAAGACACATCTGGAATTGAAACTGGCATCAACTCCTGATTAAGTTTACAATAACCCCATGTCATTATCCAAGACTCACCTGTCTTCTGCACAGGTCAAATGGGTGAACTGAAATGGGATATAACAGACACCATGACCCCTCCAGCTTTCAAGATACTGCTAGTGGCACTAATCTCTTCAATCCTTCCAGGAATATAATATTGCTTTTGGTTTTCTATTTTGGTACATACAAGGTAGTTACAGTGTTCATTTGGTTCTTTCTTATCAAAGTAGCCCCTGCACCACGGGTCAGGGAACCAGTGTGAGGATTCTGCCAGTTGTTGGTTATTTCTATTGCAACTCAGCATTCTGGAACTTTGGAAATAATCATAGGATGAGTTTAGGGATCCATTCAGACCACCACATATGGACCTGAGCAAAAACGTCCATTAATTGTCTTTTATAAACCCCTCTACTAACTGGTAAACCGCAATGCCATTGTGGGGTCCAGGACTTAACGTCAGCTCTAGTGTCTAGTGATTCCTCCATATTCTGGTTATTTCCACTTACCTGAGGCACAACCTCCATAAAATACAGCTGGAAGTTACTTTGAAGAAGTCTGGGGCTGACTTACGGTATACAGTTTTGGTAGCATTATCAGGATGCTTCCTTCTTCAAGGGGATCCGGCCTGCCGTTCATTCAAGATGCTCTAAAAATGGGAATGGATGTTAAGGAATTGGCTGAGGGGCCACAACTCTCATGTTGATTTAGGTCTGACTTGTTTATCAGACCTGGAGCTTTTCCACTGATTCAAATCAAGCAGGATATTAATAGGCTTCCCATTTATTTCAGTCTCAGAGATACCACAGTCAATGAGAAAATTCAAAAGTCTCTGTGTATCAAACTATTCTAATGATCTCTCTGGTTTTGTTGTTCACTGTGAAAAATACATTCACTTTTATCTCTGCTAATGAATGCCTCCACTTTATCAGTGATGCCCTAGGAACTCCCCATCCTCACTGGATTTAGGAAGCTCATTTTGATGTCATAATTTCCTTCTCTCATTGCTGGCCTGCAGAGAAAAGTCACTACAGAGCATTCCAAGACTGCCAGTGCCCCCCTCACAAATGAATTTCTTAACTCTGTGAAGAAATGTTTATCATTTGTCATTGTCATTAGTAACTCTGACACTAAAACCTCTGCCTTCACATTTCTGGAAACAAAGTCAGTAGTATAACATGTTTTCTGTATTGCAAGATTAACAATCCATTTTCCATTAAGTCTATACTGTCAAAAAAGATTAACATAATTTGTATGGTATACAATCAACAGAACAATAGACAAAGTCCAAGATGGAAAGATCCAACCTGAAGTCAGGCTGATGGAACAGGAGCAAATCAGAGTAGGACAATGCCAAATTAACATTACAGAACTGAGTGGTTTTCTAACACTTTAACTCTTTGCCTCCCTGAATTAATTTTAAGGCCACATTTAGGTTGCCTGTTCTGAATacaaatttttatgaaattttggAAGTGCTCTcaacataattttcaaaaatttttttctcatttcttaatttaataaatattgggCACCTGTGAAGTGCTTGGCAATGTTCAGACTACACAGATTCAGAACAAAAGTCTTTGCCTTTATGGAGCTCACATCCCAATGGGCATTCATTGTGGCATGTCCATCATATTTTTGTACAAGGCCTGACACAACTCATACTAAGGCCTCTCCCCTGAGTAATATTTAATAAAGGTCAAAGTTCAAACTGAAGCCCTACTATACCACTTATAAGGGTTCTCTGCTGTGTGGCCTCCTGACTACAGGGACGTGTTGAGCTATGGCTGAAACACGGACTTTAATGAAGCAAATGAGTTTTTCCTCTTGAACTTGATGATTGGAAGAATTCACATGACacttgagtatttttttaatcactttataGAACTTTTTTCCTGAGTGGACCCTCTGATGGTCTTATCACCCCTATCACTTTTGTAGGATTTATCACCCGCATGGATTCTGTGATGAATTGTTAGATTTGATCGCCAACTGAAGCTCTTACCACATATCTCACACTTGTAAGGTTTCTCCCctgtgtgaactctctgatgaGACTGTAGTTGTGAAGACCGACTGAAGACCTTCCCACACACATCACATCTGTATggcttctccccagtgtggaCGCTCTGGTGAAGCTGAAGACTCGAGGCCTGACTGAAGTGCTTCCCACACTCCCCACACTTGTAGGGTTTCTCTCCCGTGTGGACCCTCTGGTGCATGTCAAGATTCAAGCTCCACTTGAAGCCCTTCCCACACTCCTCACATTTGTACGGCTTTTCTCCAGTGTGGACTTTCTGATGCGCCTGAAGGTGTGAACTCCGACCAAAGCTTTTCCCACACTCCTCACATTTGAATGGTTTTTCTCCGCTATGGACTCGCTGATGGGCAAGAAGATTTGAGGCCTGCCTGAAGACTTTCCCACACTCCTCACAATTATacggtttctctcctgtgtggatTCTGCAGTGAATTTTAAGATCTGCTCTACGACTGAATCCCTTCCCGCACTCTTCACATTTGTATGGTTTCTCACCGGTGTGCGTCAGCTGGTGAATCTGGAGTCGGGAACTCTGATTGAAGCCCTGCCCGCACTCCTCACACTTGAAAGGTTTCTCTACGCTGTGGGCCTTCTGATGGATCTGAAGATACGAACTCTGACTGAAGCCCTTCCCACACACCTCACATTTGTAGGGTTTCTCCCCTGTGTGGACGACCAGATGAACCTGATAATGGGAGTTCCTCCTGAAGCTCTTCCCACACTCACCGCATTTGtatggtttctctcctgtgtggacTCTTTGATGCGCCTGAAGGTTTGAACTCAAAGTAAAGCCTTTACCACACACATTACATACGTATGatttctctccagtgtggattCCCTGATGGGCCTGAAGACTTGAAGGCCGACTAAAGCCTTTACCACATTTCTCACATTTGTAGGGCTTTTCTCCTGTGTGGACCCTCTGATGAATGTACAGATTTGAGCTACAAATGAAACCCTTCCCACATTCCTCACATTTGTATGGTTTCTCTCCTGTATGGACTCTCCGGTGGGACTGAAGATGTGAATTCCGACTGAAGCTCTTACCACATGCATCACATTTGAACGGTTTCTCCCCAGTGTGGACTCTCTGATGGTCCTGAAGATGAGAGGCCTGACTGAAGGCCCTCCCACACTCCTTACAATTataaggtttctctcctgtgtggacTTTGCGGTGAACAGTCAGTGCTGATCTACGACTGAAGCCTTTCCCACATTCTTCACATGTGAATGGTTTCTTTATGGTGTGGACTTTCTGATGAGTTTGCAGATGGGAGCTCTGACTGAATTCCTTTCCACATGCATCACACTTACTGTGTTTTTCTCCCACGTGAACTCTCTGATGAATGTGGagaactgagctgtaacacaagCCCTTTCCACACTTACGGCACACATGAGAGTTCTCTTTTGAGTGTAATTGCTGGTGCAGGTCAAAGGTGGAGAGACTGGTGAAGGTTTCTCTACATTCATGACACTGGTAGGGTTTTTGTCTTGTGCCAATCACTCTATTCTGATCTGATGTTGAAATCCTTATGCTGTCTTTTCCATAATCATTGTGGCTGTAAGACTTTGCACTTTTGTATACTCCATGATCAAGGTGATGAGAAATCCAACTGGTGGTGTCAATATCCTCTTTACCCAGACACAGTTTATTTTTCATGGCAATTTGCTGGTATCCATCTTGATGATTCTGTGACTTGGTCAAGGAAGTCTTCCTCCAAGAATCCTGGGCAAACTCTGGATTCCCTGGACCATTGGGACCATCTACTTTATCATTTAATATATAGTTCTTATCTTCAGAAATTGGAATTGATAGCCCTACCCCAACCTGACAGGGGGAATCACCTTGTTTGTGGAACTGACAACTATTTACCGTGGAGTCGTGACATCTGGTTAAGTCATTTGCAATCTGTTGCCAGATTTGCCAGCAGGAAAGCTCTTCATGTGATCTTCTGTCTTGAACAGTTCTCAACTCACTTGGATGGTCTTCTCCTGTAAGGACAGAGAACTCAGAGATGTGGACAACTGATAGCTCTGTTTACAGATTTGAGACTTTACACTTAAGACACAGTGTAAGACTTTAATGAACGTCAGCAtggttcatcttttctttttcaccacCTATGAAGTCCTTTGGTTTGTATACTGACAGAGATCAAGAGATGGTCCATTAAACTCCCAAATACTTAGCGTTAATAAAACCCGttgaaaataaaatcaccatCTGACATActatttaagtcatttttaaaaaattaacatgccACTCCTACCTTAACGCAGTACCAGTAAAGGCAAGCGTTTTGTTGTGCTCACAGCTTTGACACTGCCGTAACAGACAAAATTCCTCTACCCTTGGGGATTACACTCCAGTGAAGAGAGAGgtgagaaacaaatgaacaaaaatatacCTGAGTGATGACCAATGCTTGGATACAAAATtaggcagggcagagagaataATAAAGAGGAGACTGTAGTTTCAATAGGATGGTCAAGGACAGCCCTCTTATGACATTAAAAGTGAGTGACCTGAATGAAGTAAAGAGGCCTGAaggattgcaggtgaaaagagtattccaggcagaggggtggATACATAAAGGGCCGTGAGGCATAAGCATCCTTTGCAGGTCTGAGAAGCAGCAGGGAGGACAATACATGTGGAAAAGACAGAGCCAAGACAGAGGACAGGAGATGTGCTCAGAGAGGTAGTGGGGGCCGAACAGCAGACCACAGAGGACTCAAGAAGCCACCTTAAGTGGTTTTTactctaagtaaaataagccataAGAGAATCTTGAACAGAGAACTCACGTAACCTGCCTTAGAGTCACAAAAGATCAGTCTGACTGCCAGTTAAAGAACAGGCTACAGGAGAAGGGTGAGAGCAGGCAACCAGTACAGACCATGCAATAACCCAAGAAAGAGATTTCTGATCTGGACCAGGTGGCGGACAGCACTGGCACGATGAGAAGCAAAACAGAGAATTAATTACAAGAACTTGTAACCGCTTGGTTCTTACCAAAATTTCTCTCCATCTGGGATGCTGTATTCGTCATCCAaagcctctcttctctttctataTGCGATGTATCTCGTTTGAAGGGTTGATGTCCTGAGAACAAAGTCACAAGTTAAAATGAACATGCTAGAGCTAAAATTCACTGGAAATTTGATCTCCAACTGTGTATTCAAGAGATTGAAAGCGGTGTCTTTCAAACTTTGTATCGTGACCCACTGAAGAAACAGCATTTACTTCATGACCCAGATgtgtaaaaatatgtattattaaaatgaagGCTGAATGATCTATTTCTAAGcaatttctattttcattaaatCCGTTCCCACTGGCTCTCACACCACTCATGCAATCGGCCAGAGTTCTTGCTGCAGTGTGTTCTACCTTCCCTAAGAAGCGCTGAtatttcctatattttaaaaattgcacataGGACTCAATAAATTGGCTTCCTAATCCACTAAGGGACAGGAGTGAAACCTGAAAAAAACAGACAAGGTGCAGCAGCATCCTATCCATTTACAGTTCTTccacaaaacacaaaagaaaaagacctaAAACATCCTGTTTAGAAAGACCCCCTTGTGTTGCACAGGAACTGGCAGTCTGGTCCCCAAACTCAGGGAACCATTTTAAGGGTCCCAAAGCCTTAAAATGCCAAGGTCACAAAGACACTCCAGAGAAAGGCTGTCCTCACCTACTGAGACCaggttcctgaagttttccaCCATGACGTCCTGGTACAGCTTCCTCTGGGTGGAGTCcagcagccccagctcctcctccgtGAAGGCCACAGCCACATCCttgaaggtcactgcctcctgCAACAAACAATACGATAAACGCCATGTCCACAGAAGAGGGGTGGTGCCAATAAGGTGAGGAGGATGGGTGGGAAGCTGCTGTGGCTCCCGTGCCATCTGTAGACTTCCCAgcccccctcctctcctgccagtGCCACACACTGGCTCTCCTCGGCCTCACCCCAAGTGCTGCTGtgaaagagaaagtttgtgtactCACCTGATGCTCTCAGTAAACTCCCTAAAATTCTAACTGCTGCCTCCTGAACTGAAGAggtcttactttttatttaatattgcCAAGTGCCCCAGAAATTTTTCCCAATTTAGTCCCAGGGGCACGCGACGGCACCTGCCTTCCCACAGAGGGAACCAGGTGAGGAGGGGTGGCATGTGTGGAAATGAACCAAGAGGGTGTGCCCGGCCTCCCAGGGAAACTCTCTTTCCCTGTCTCTTGCTCGAGTGCAGTTCTCTGCCTCCAGATCCTCGGGTTTCTAGGGAAGCCTGAGCAGGTTCTTAACTTCTCAcaattccttttctttatatttaaaatgaagaggatttgacataacactgtaaaattattacaactcaataaaaaatgtttaaaaaattaaataaattaaaaataaaataaaataaaatttaataaaataaaataaagaggaaacCATGCACCTCTTTATACGATTGTTCTGAGGTATCAGTGCAATAACAAATCCTTTAAGGACCACTGGGTCTTTTAAAACTAAGGTCATGtattactttgattaaaaaaaatgggaaaacaaaccaaccagtaaataaaatacacacaggATATGACTCAGGCATGGGGGAGACAGGCTGTTGCTCTGCGAGTGAGAAAACAGCTAACAAGACCTACTTCCTCTGTGTGAAGCAGCAGTGCGATCGTGCTGTGCCCTGCCCTGCTTGGATGTTCTATCCGAAACACCCGGGGCACCGCACAGAAGCCACAGTTCGTTAAGGGCAAATGGGGGCAATATTTttcagaatggattttttttgagaaaaagatTCGATCAGGAACACTGTCACTGTAGTGTTCCTAAAACAGTAAAAGTCCTAAACGAAGTGTCTATGAGTAgagaatacttaaaaaaaaaataggtacatAAGTTTGCGGGAACATGAAAAAGCAATTGAAAGTGAATgtcaaaacataaaaaataaattaaaaaaaagaaagtgttgtatagtatcaaatgaaaaaaattttaaagtgtatttgtTATAAATACAAATGCATGGCTATGAATACATATGATTAAGAGATTACAGGGGACAcagtataactcaagtggtagagtgtgtgcttagcatgcacgaggtcctgggttcaagccccagtacctcctctaaaaaaataataaataaacctaattacctccccctaaaaaaaggTTACAGAAATATAATACATTGTAATACATTATATtgtattatgtattattataCAATTTTGTAATGCATATGTACAAATTTAGAATGTGCACTATTATACAGtactataatatatattataatacaaTAATATAAGAGGCTAATTTGTAAGTAGAGAAGTAAGTAGATGTTCttcatttctattaatttttctttcacttgcgaaataaaaaaagatgaaataaaataaaaactgaaaccaaaactaattaaacttaacagggatttaaaaaaagcaCGTGACGCACTCAGGTCCTCATACACCTTGACtctccttgaaaaataaaaacttgtgtCCAATCTTTGAGTACTAACTGGCCTTTTTAACAGCAAGAAAGGCAAGCCATACTCACTTGGAAAGTGctcatttcctctttccttctgggGACATGCAGAGCCCTGGGAAGACAGGAAAGGATACAGAAGTCAATGGACACTGGTCAAGAATGTCACTAGCCACATGGCTGCTCGCTGTGAATCAGCAAGGCACCCAGTCCTCGAGGTGGCTGCAGCTGACCGTGCTTGATGAGCAGAGCCCAGCATGGATACCAGATGCCCCCATGAGCCTGGAGCTAGTTCAAGGAACAACCCACCCAAATACACACAGTGGCCCCATCACGATGTGCCTGCAGCTTCCACAGTGGTCATTCTCATCCCCGGTATGGTGTAAACTAGACAACATAAGAGGAGGCTATGgaggccaagacatggaagcaacctagatgtccactgacagatgaccacgtaaagaagttgtggtatatatacatacaatggaatactactcagccataaaaaagaataaaataatgccatgtacagcaacatggatggacctggagattgtcacaaTAGGtaaagtaagtcaaagaaagacaaatatcatatgatatcacttatatgcagaatctgaaaaagtgagacaaatgaacttatttgcaaaacagaaacagactcacagacacaaaaaacaaacttatggttactgggagagaaagggggtggggagggataaattgggagcttgggatttgcagatactaactactatatatattaactagataaacaaggacctactgtacagcacagggaactatatacaatacctcgtaatagcctacaatgaaaaagaatatgaaaaggaatatacatacatacacacacataaccgaatcactatgctgtacaccagaaattaacacaacattgtaaactgactatacttcgattaaaaaaacaagagtaGGCTATGGAGTCAATATGCATGGGCTGAAATCCTAGCGAGGCCTTTCACCAGCAGTGTCATCTTCAGCAAATTATTAACGTCTCTTTGTCTCAAATCTGTCACCTGCAAGTGGGGGGAGGAACAGTGGTATCCACCTCGTAGGACTGCTGTGAGGTAGAAAGCTCTGAGAACATTGTCAGGGTTTCTTACTTCTCAGCAACTGCAGTAAAGCAGATGATATTTTATAGTTTGAAACTATCCTTATAAAGGCAAGTTCTCCCAACAGAATACTGTAAGACATGTGGAGTTCCCAGGTTGTTGCTCTGTCATGCAAGAGTCTTTAGATTTCTCAAAATCTCTGGTTGTCTTCCTAAGAATTTTGTTACCTCAGCAATATACTTAAATTGACATGGACGACTTTTTATAAAAGGTGTAACAAtatgttgtttctatttttttttttaattttttaaatgatggtactggggattgaatccaggactttgtgcatgctaagcatgcactctaccattaaGCTATGCTTTCCtcgcttttgtttctttttaaacaggaAGTACTCTTTTGACAACTATGCACAGAGGTGAAGAAAACTAGTAAAAGCCAAGAttctgcaacaacaacaaaactatttGACACCCTGTACCTAATTTAAATGAAAACGACAAGAATCTGAGTTATAAATATGTAGTTATAAATAGATGAATGTACAAGAAATAAATGGATGAGAAGAGAAAGCTCTTCCTACGGCAAGATGCAAACTAGTGACTGTAGAATCAAAGATAGTTAGAAAATCAATGGATGCTAAACAtcggggaaagttgggggaggAATAAGATAGCCACactgttgcaaaaaaaaaaaaaaaaaccagtaacaTGGCAGACACCTTAGCcaagaaaacaaagttgaaaCCACCAGTTGGGACAAACCCACAAACT
This Camelus bactrianus isolate YW-2024 breed Bactrian camel chromosome 9, ASM4877302v1, whole genome shotgun sequence DNA region includes the following protein-coding sequences:
- the LOC105062489 gene encoding uncharacterized protein LOC105062489 isoform X1, with the translated sequence MSTFQEAVTFKDVAVAFTEEELGLLDSTQRKLYQDVMVENFRNLVSVGHQPFKRDTSHIEREERLWMTNTASQMERNFGEDHPSELRTVQDRRSHEELSCWQIWQQIANDLTRCHDSTVNSCQFHKQGDSPCQVGVGLSIPISEDKNYILNDKVDGPNGPGNPEFAQDSWRKTSLTKSQNHQDGYQQIAMKNKLCLGKEDIDTTSWISHHLDHGVYKSAKSYSHNDYGKDSIRISTSDQNRVIGTRQKPYQCHECRETFTSLSTFDLHQQLHSKENSHVCRKCGKGLCYSSVLHIHQRVHVGEKHSKCDACGKEFSQSSHLQTHQKVHTIKKPFTCEECGKGFSRRSALTVHRKVHTGEKPYNCKECGRAFSQASHLQDHQRVHTGEKPFKCDACGKSFSRNSHLQSHRRVHTGEKPYKCEECGKGFICSSNLYIHQRVHTGEKPYKCEKCGKGFSRPSSLQAHQGIHTGEKSYVCNVCGKGFTLSSNLQAHQRVHTGEKPYKCGECGKSFRRNSHYQVHLVVHTGEKPYKCEVCGKGFSQSSYLQIHQKAHSVEKPFKCEECGQGFNQSSRLQIHQLTHTGEKPYKCEECGKGFSRRADLKIHCRIHTGEKPYNCEECGKVFRQASNLLAHQRVHSGEKPFKCEECGKSFGRSSHLQAHQKVHTGEKPYKCEECGKGFKWSLNLDMHQRVHTGEKPYKCGECGKHFSQASSLQLHQSVHTGEKPYRCDVCGKVFSRSSQLQSHQRVHTGEKPYKCEICGKSFSWRSNLTIHHRIHAGDKSYKSDRGDKTIRGSTQEKSSIK